In Treponema vincentii, a single window of DNA contains:
- a CDS encoding adenylate/guanylate cyclase domain-containing protein: protein MKKILVGAFPFFCMILMITFISREKPIQNLREYTVTVQHGLLTLPVHNDQDVFNIRGQWYFTPNQFYYFKDNTRPLYAPLPGRLSETALKTDFGYASYGLRIVGLNPNKVYALQLSHILSSCTIVINGIDRAGQGQPGVSARTEIPGKTISIATFKPLKNGTADIIINISNFHNRYGGTDQSIILGSAEMLNRSFVFNLLFYNIASTVLLLFSIFFIILHLNYKKIPYILWFAFAAITISIRISVFYPHILAYIWPAIPWKLYFILRYSSMPLAALFFTIFINKILNIRYTSVYRSIIVICLLSTTFIVIAPTLLVSRYLYMQQALVFIAAIYDAVIIIRALVKREKSAIWIAIVLCILAGFALYDTLVSQWIVSGKLLLQEGAMVAIIIAVIMSIDGYAEAIHQIEQLVEELKRIQTALRRFFPNQLLMFLQKTSITEINTGDFSELSMTVLSIDIRSFTSISEQLSPDEVFILLNNYFALVAPIIRQYGGVIMKFLGDGFTALFPENSDTAVLCGIEIQKKLQEKCIQLKNLQSIKIRAGIGIDTGRILLGVIGNDSRLDSVVISNTCYTAEELQAATKIYSNTIIISESIFRSLKRPEDFHIRCIQESPIIGEAEQSVLYEVYDCDMPDIQNKKRQTASRIEKALKSIKERDYARAQTYLTQSLEIFSDDPLALYYQRLIIGMLSDNS from the coding sequence ATGAAAAAGATACTTGTAGGCGCTTTTCCTTTTTTTTGTATGATCCTTATGATAACATTTATTAGTAGAGAAAAACCAATACAGAATCTTCGAGAATATACAGTAACGGTACAGCATGGGCTGTTAACATTGCCAGTGCATAATGATCAAGATGTGTTTAATATTAGAGGCCAATGGTATTTTACTCCTAATCAGTTCTATTATTTTAAAGATAATACGCGGCCGTTATATGCACCGTTACCAGGTAGGCTCAGCGAAACCGCGCTGAAAACCGACTTTGGTTATGCCTCATACGGATTACGTATTGTCGGGCTTAACCCTAATAAGGTATATGCGCTTCAATTGAGTCATATTCTCTCAAGTTGTACCATTGTTATTAACGGTATTGATAGGGCAGGGCAAGGGCAACCCGGTGTATCTGCGCGGACGGAGATACCGGGGAAAACGATCAGCATTGCAACTTTCAAGCCACTAAAGAACGGTACTGCCGATATTATCATAAATATATCTAATTTTCATAATCGATATGGGGGAACAGATCAATCAATTATCCTTGGTTCCGCTGAAATGTTAAATCGATCTTTTGTATTCAATCTTTTATTTTATAATATTGCATCTACCGTACTGTTGCTGTTTAGTATCTTTTTTATCATACTGCACTTAAATTATAAAAAAATACCCTATATATTATGGTTTGCATTTGCTGCTATAACGATTAGTATTCGAATTAGTGTATTCTATCCGCATATTCTTGCTTATATTTGGCCTGCAATTCCATGGAAGTTGTATTTTATTTTGCGTTATTCTTCCATGCCATTAGCGGCATTGTTTTTCACAATATTTATTAATAAGATTTTAAATATCCGCTATACATCTGTTTATCGAAGTATTATTGTAATTTGCCTATTATCAACTACCTTTATTGTTATTGCACCAACGCTTCTCGTATCCCGTTATTTATATATGCAACAGGCACTTGTATTTATTGCTGCCATTTACGACGCGGTAATCATTATTCGTGCACTGGTTAAAAGGGAGAAGTCTGCAATATGGATTGCTATTGTATTATGTATACTTGCCGGCTTTGCGCTGTATGATACACTGGTAAGCCAATGGATTGTTTCGGGTAAATTACTCTTGCAAGAAGGCGCAATGGTCGCAATTATTATTGCCGTCATTATGAGCATCGACGGATATGCAGAAGCAATACACCAGATTGAACAGCTGGTAGAGGAACTGAAAAGGATCCAAACAGCATTGCGTCGTTTTTTCCCTAATCAATTATTGATGTTTCTCCAGAAAACCAGTATTACTGAGATAAATACCGGAGATTTCTCGGAATTGTCGATGACTGTTCTTTCAATTGATATCCGATCTTTTACCAGTATATCGGAACAACTGAGTCCTGACGAAGTTTTTATATTGCTTAATAACTATTTTGCTTTGGTAGCTCCTATTATCCGGCAGTACGGCGGGGTGATTATGAAGTTCCTTGGTGACGGTTTTACTGCATTGTTTCCCGAAAATTCCGATACAGCAGTATTATGCGGAATTGAAATCCAGAAGAAATTACAGGAAAAGTGTATACAGCTAAAGAATCTCCAATCTATTAAAATTAGGGCAGGTATCGGGATTGATACAGGGAGAATACTCTTAGGTGTCATCGGAAATGATAGCCGATTAGACAGCGTTGTTATTTCAAATACTTGTTATACAGCAGAAGAATTGCAAGCCGCGACAAAGATATATTCCAATACAATTATTATTTCTGAATCGATTTTCCGATCACTTAAGCGACCAGAAGATTTTCACATACGGTGTATTCAAGAATCGCCGATTATCGGAGAAGCGGAGCAAAGCGTACTTTATGAAGTTTACGATTGTGATATGCCTGATATACAAAATAAAAAACGACAGACAGCATCCCGTATTGAAAAAGCGCTTAAATCCATCAAAGAAAGAGATTACGCCCGAGCCCAAACATATCTTACACAATCGCTGGAAATATTTTCTGATGATCCGTTAGCACTCTATTATCAAAGATTGATAATAGGGATGTTGTCGGATAATTCTTAG
- the ispH gene encoding 4-hydroxy-3-methylbut-2-enyl diphosphate reductase, producing the protein MIKLDDIPHPQEQHRQVKRAKVLGYCMGVRRAVEAVYRALAKYPDKTVYTYGPLIHNPVTIRLLEAKGVRIVNPDEELKSQITPDSPIIIRAHGIAPKKRQELIDCGAIIIDATCPRVIASQLRAAQYSKKGYTVILAGDKNHGELIGIKGYALSVPNGKCITVQTAAEAEKLQYDGAPTVLIAQTTIKREEYRAIAKILNSKIPNLTVLETICPATDERQEALMELVEEVDAILVIGGGNSANTRRLLQTAIDSSKPAWLAESADDIPQDVYQYGTIGLAAGASTPDSSIDAIEKRLLDKSL; encoded by the coding sequence ATGATAAAGCTCGACGATATACCGCATCCGCAAGAACAGCATCGACAGGTGAAGCGTGCAAAAGTACTTGGTTACTGTATGGGAGTACGAAGGGCGGTTGAGGCGGTATATCGTGCTCTTGCCAAGTATCCTGACAAAACGGTTTATACGTATGGCCCACTCATTCACAATCCGGTAACGATACGGCTTTTAGAAGCGAAGGGGGTACGCATCGTAAACCCCGATGAGGAGCTGAAATCTCAGATTACTCCCGACTCACCGATTATTATCAGAGCACACGGTATCGCTCCGAAAAAACGGCAAGAATTGATAGACTGTGGCGCAATCATTATCGATGCAACCTGCCCGCGTGTCATTGCAAGCCAACTGAGGGCTGCACAGTATTCAAAAAAAGGTTATACGGTTATCCTCGCCGGGGATAAAAACCATGGAGAACTAATCGGAATTAAAGGATATGCTTTGTCAGTTCCAAATGGTAAGTGTATTACCGTGCAGACGGCTGCAGAAGCGGAAAAACTGCAATATGATGGAGCGCCTACCGTTCTGATTGCCCAAACCACCATTAAACGGGAAGAATACCGCGCAATTGCCAAAATCCTTAATAGTAAAATTCCAAACCTTACCGTTTTGGAAACTATTTGTCCGGCGACCGACGAACGGCAGGAGGCGCTCATGGAGCTCGTAGAAGAAGTTGATGCAATACTCGTTATCGGCGGCGGTAATTCCGCCAATACCCGCCGTCTTTTGCAAACTGCCATCGACAGCAGTAAACCTGCATGGCTTGCCGAATCCGCCGATGATATTCCTCAGGATGTGTATCAGTACGGAACAATCGGCCTTGCTGCCGGCGCTTCAACTCCTGACAGTAGCATTGATGCGATCGAAAAACGACTACTAGACAAATCTCTATAA
- a CDS encoding cysteine desulfurase family protein, with protein MIYLDWAASAIPYTDEIEAAYREATAVFANPSAQHRFGKEARNMLEKARSRCAAVLGVPAETLYFTSGASESNSLVLLSLLTRPATGSLIISNIEHPSVREQAAVLEHCGWTILKAPSDKSGCITPDAVLHTLREDTVLVAIMGVNNEIGSVQPVRDIAQALKAHTAGKRPVHFHVDMVQSIGKLPVAELGLADVHSASMSAHKIGGLRGIGLLYLKQPLNSGIRGGSQERNIRPGTENLAGACALARCLEKTYTDFQQKFERAGELSRFLIEALCRIPECSIIPSARIPVEKISNAAVPDNIKCAHAFSPWIIQASFKNVPAEVMTRCLSDRDIFVSAGSACSSKTKVRPILAALSVSPEIAQNAIRISIGHSTEKSDLEQFVAAVREVVTDFN; from the coding sequence ATGATTTATCTGGATTGGGCCGCATCGGCGATACCCTACACCGATGAGATTGAAGCTGCTTATCGTGAGGCGACAGCAGTGTTCGCAAATCCTTCAGCACAGCACCGCTTCGGAAAAGAGGCACGGAATATGCTGGAAAAAGCCCGCAGCCGCTGCGCCGCAGTGCTCGGTGTTCCCGCAGAAACGCTTTATTTTACCTCCGGCGCTTCCGAATCAAACAGTCTCGTACTCCTTTCATTATTAACCCGTCCGGCAACCGGCAGTCTGATTATCAGCAATATCGAACACCCGTCGGTACGAGAACAAGCCGCCGTATTGGAGCACTGCGGCTGGACGATTTTAAAAGCTCCTTCCGATAAGAGCGGCTGCATTACCCCCGATGCGGTATTGCATACCCTGCGGGAAGATACCGTGTTGGTTGCAATTATGGGCGTTAACAACGAGATTGGATCTGTGCAGCCGGTTCGAGATATTGCACAAGCTCTCAAAGCACATACAGCCGGAAAAAGACCCGTTCATTTCCATGTTGATATGGTACAATCGATCGGAAAATTACCGGTCGCGGAGCTTGGACTTGCCGATGTGCATTCCGCTTCGATGAGCGCCCATAAGATCGGCGGGCTGCGCGGTATCGGCCTTTTATACTTAAAACAACCCTTAAACTCCGGTATCCGCGGCGGCTCACAGGAGCGCAACATTCGACCCGGAACGGAAAACCTTGCCGGTGCCTGTGCGCTTGCCCGCTGTCTTGAAAAAACATATACGGATTTTCAGCAAAAATTTGAGCGGGCAGGGGAGTTGTCTCGATTCCTCATCGAAGCGTTGTGCCGAATCCCCGAATGTTCGATTATCCCTTCCGCAAGAATACCAGTCGAAAAAATATCGAATGCCGCAGTACCGGATAACATCAAGTGTGCCCATGCATTTTCACCGTGGATTATACAAGCGAGCTTTAAGAATGTTCCGGCAGAAGTCATGACACGATGCCTTTCCGATCGCGATATCTTTGTATCGGCCGGTTCAGCATGTTCTTCAAAGACAAAAGTTCGGCCGATACTGGCAGCTCTTTCCGTTAGTCCCGAAATTGCACAAAATGCTATACGTATTTCCATCGGACACAGCACGGAAAAAAGTGATTTGGAACAATTCGTTGCAGCTGTGAGAGAAGTCGTTACAGATTTTAATTAA
- a CDS encoding 3-dehydroquinate synthase family protein has protein sequence MKSLPQSFSFSTPHGTTQVWYSDTIRLPQLSEKKGSVDALYVCDEHTLPLLRQAEYFSMQVPLVVLPAGDEAKNLDSLTLIAEKAAEYELDRHACFIAFGGGVVCDITALAASLYMRGIQCILVPTTVLAMADASIGGKTAVNLSGYKNLIGTFYAASSIHLCFPVLRSLPEAEYRSGLAEILKTAVLYDTELYQMFLTQHDEIIGRDKACISTMIRRAAEAKAQVVERDFTEQGERAFLNFGHTFAHALESLAHFSIPHGDAVAWGMSRALAVGLRLQLTDKNYANSLTAILSCYGWCTTPVYFSILSNTDSFADAIIARMKKDKKNRGGMIRLVLQENILKTQVREVDTSIIREVLI, from the coding sequence ATGAAATCATTACCGCAATCATTTTCATTTTCTACGCCGCACGGCACTACACAGGTATGGTACTCAGATACCATCCGGCTCCCTCAACTTTCGGAAAAAAAGGGGAGTGTAGACGCATTGTATGTATGCGACGAGCATACGCTCCCGCTCTTACGACAAGCTGAATATTTTTCCATGCAAGTACCGCTGGTAGTACTACCGGCAGGGGATGAAGCAAAAAACTTAGACTCCCTTACTCTTATTGCCGAGAAAGCTGCAGAATACGAACTTGACCGGCATGCCTGTTTTATCGCATTCGGCGGCGGCGTAGTATGCGACATAACCGCCCTTGCCGCTTCGCTCTATATGCGCGGCATACAGTGTATTCTGGTGCCGACAACCGTACTCGCGATGGCGGATGCAAGCATCGGCGGAAAAACAGCAGTGAATCTTTCCGGTTATAAAAATCTTATCGGTACATTTTACGCCGCTTCATCGATTCACCTCTGTTTTCCGGTGCTCCGTTCCTTGCCTGAGGCCGAATATCGTTCGGGGCTTGCTGAAATACTGAAAACTGCCGTCCTCTACGATACCGAACTGTATCAGATGTTTTTAACACAGCATGATGAAATTATCGGTAGAGATAAGGCCTGTATCTCTACGATGATACGCCGCGCTGCGGAGGCTAAGGCGCAAGTTGTCGAGCGGGACTTTACCGAACAAGGAGAACGCGCTTTCTTAAATTTCGGACACACCTTCGCCCATGCTCTTGAAAGTTTAGCTCATTTTTCCATACCACATGGAGATGCCGTCGCATGGGGTATGTCTCGCGCCTTAGCCGTAGGACTTCGTCTACAGCTTACCGATAAAAACTACGCCAACTCCCTCACGGCAATTCTTAGCTGTTACGGCTGGTGTACAACACCTGTCTACTTTAGTATACTATCTAATACAGATTCTTTTGCGGATGCTATTATTGCGCGCATGAAAAAAGATAAAAAGAACCGAGGTGGGATGATTCGACTTGTTCTTCAAGAGAATATTCTCAAAACACAGGTACGTGAAGTCGATACTTCTATAATACGGGAGGTACTGATATGA
- a CDS encoding alpha-amylase/4-alpha-glucanotransferase domain-containing protein: protein MDTSKKNVHLCFCVQLSISYLQQIDKNDNASLYKTFFSGIQAEEKLPLTIFATGSFLEWQKGKRQAYTMLLNSMLSRKQIELLGGGYYQPYLSLLPASDVIGQIEMMTAAIRTHFGKRPRGLFLTASAWTPSLITPFIRCGMEYCLLDYRLFPQNREQNSQNTYFSPTIVEDKGKTITVFPYIPDDPDFINRTPQEFYDKLAATASSTDESMYLLFLPVKAYIKCLEKNKDGLNWFSSFVELCNQPESVIRLTHTAELMKRRQPHPPMYIAPNTILCDTPTGHATKHAITIQRDAFKIYSKMMYVNMLANGMKGDKARKKYALQELWKAQNAELFALEPCISEYHNELRRIAYRKLLVAEKQTRLPGIFTEGLTRYDIDMDGFKEVLSQRSPLNMYVHHHGGKIFECDVFSAYKNYSDMPLEHSGMFIDYLLSEAALQRLKNGQLEALTAVFSDNTYQETEINTIRSELKLSTASLFDAGIEQPVSLRKQYTFFSEGTQVQYILKNDSPFNLSAYFIVEIDIALEETDSVMPSLSLYDCEENQKKERSITTDVFNKVSWIQLEDPEGKIQFTMEANEVPGLIVIPVYGICKRETEAVEQMIRGVRMFFYWKTDLNPNYETEKMLFLKIKNRKISRTTPTATAVRAD from the coding sequence GTGGATACCTCAAAAAAAAATGTGCATTTATGCTTTTGTGTACAGCTCTCTATCTCCTATTTACAGCAAATTGATAAAAATGATAATGCTTCGCTGTATAAAACTTTTTTTTCCGGTATTCAAGCTGAGGAAAAGCTGCCTCTGACAATTTTTGCAACGGGTAGCTTTTTAGAATGGCAAAAAGGAAAGCGTCAAGCCTATACGATGTTGCTCAACAGTATGCTTTCCCGTAAACAAATTGAGCTTCTGGGCGGCGGGTATTATCAGCCTTATCTGTCTTTATTACCCGCTTCCGATGTCATCGGTCAAATTGAAATGATGACTGCTGCTATCCGTACCCATTTCGGAAAACGGCCTCGAGGTCTTTTTTTAACCGCTTCCGCATGGACACCGTCATTAATTACTCCGTTTATTCGGTGCGGTATGGAATATTGTCTTCTCGATTATCGTCTGTTTCCTCAAAATAGAGAACAGAATAGTCAAAATACTTATTTTTCTCCTACAATTGTTGAAGATAAAGGAAAAACAATAACCGTATTTCCGTATATTCCCGATGATCCTGATTTCATAAACCGTACACCGCAAGAATTTTATGATAAATTAGCGGCTACAGCCTCCTCTACCGACGAATCTATGTATCTCCTTTTCCTACCGGTTAAAGCCTATATAAAATGCCTTGAAAAAAATAAAGACGGGCTAAACTGGTTTTCTTCCTTTGTGGAGCTGTGTAATCAACCTGAATCGGTCATACGGCTTACCCATACGGCTGAATTGATGAAACGGCGGCAACCTCACCCACCCATGTACATTGCGCCAAATACGATTCTCTGTGATACCCCGACAGGACATGCAACAAAACACGCCATTACGATACAGCGTGATGCCTTTAAAATTTATTCCAAAATGATGTATGTGAATATGTTGGCAAACGGTATGAAAGGCGATAAGGCGCGTAAAAAATATGCCTTACAAGAACTATGGAAAGCGCAAAATGCAGAGCTTTTCGCGCTGGAACCTTGTATTTCCGAATACCATAACGAATTACGCCGAATTGCCTACCGAAAACTGCTTGTTGCCGAAAAGCAAACGCGGCTTCCGGGCATATTTACCGAAGGTCTCACCCGCTATGATATCGATATGGACGGTTTTAAAGAAGTCCTATCGCAACGTTCTCCTCTAAATATGTATGTGCATCATCACGGCGGAAAGATTTTTGAATGTGACGTGTTTTCAGCCTATAAAAACTATTCCGATATGCCGTTGGAGCATTCAGGGATGTTTATCGACTACCTTTTATCGGAAGCAGCTTTACAGCGTCTCAAAAACGGACAACTCGAAGCGCTTACAGCTGTGTTTTCCGATAATACATATCAGGAAACCGAAATTAATACAATCCGTTCTGAGCTGAAGCTGTCTACTGCAAGTTTATTTGATGCCGGCATTGAACAGCCGGTTTCACTGCGTAAGCAATATACTTTTTTTTCCGAAGGAACGCAGGTTCAATACATTTTAAAGAACGATAGCCCTTTTAATCTTTCCGCTTATTTTATTGTTGAAATCGATATTGCATTAGAAGAAACTGATTCCGTCATGCCTTCCCTATCACTGTATGATTGCGAAGAAAACCAAAAAAAAGAGCGCAGTATCACTACCGATGTATTTAATAAGGTTTCATGGATACAGCTCGAAGACCCCGAAGGAAAGATTCAGTTTACAATGGAAGCAAATGAGGTGCCGGGTCTCATTGTTATTCCCGTTTACGGCATCTGCAAAAGGGAGACGGAAGCCGTTGAACAGATGATACGTGGCGTACGGATGTTTTTTTATTGGAAAACCGATTTAAATCCGAATTACGAAACTGAAAAAATGCTCTTTTTAAAAATAAAAAATAGAAAAATATCGCGAACGACACCCACTGCAACAGCGGTACGCGCCGATTAA
- the ftsH gene encoding ATP-dependent zinc metalloprotease FtsH, translated as MNQNDDKNKKDPNEQDPFNFFKLSPEPSNNNNNKDQKKPRLPFIAIIAGVFIILLIVNQFLMKQDANIIPFSEFKDRVASGEIVKVIMGLTYFIGQTKTQASSEQTRSKLPFLSADAGDAYQTVGIYSESFLQLLDEHNVIYLVRPKENNFLVDFLVQWILPFGFIFLLWHFVMKRFTSNLGGLGGSIFSGGQARSAAVEEGKVTTRFSDVAGVDEAKEELVEVVDFLKYPQKYTEIGGKIPRGVLLVGPAGTGKTLLARAVAGESGVPFFRISGSDFVEMFVGVGASRVRDLFKQAREKAPCIIFIDELDAIGKSRLNSIHSNDEREQTLNQLLVEMDGFDNSTGLILLAATNRPDVLDPALLRPGRFDRQVAVNRPDMKGREQILKIHAKNVKLASGIDLSDTARITSGFSGADLANVINEAALLAVRGGRKEVAAEDLNEAVEKAIAGLQKKSRVIKEKERQIVAYHETGHAITAAFTDGADKVHKVSIIPRGIAALGYTLNIPEEDRFLSTEKELLAEVDCLLGGRAAEFVQFGVVSTGASSDLSRATDIIRSMITDYGMSDRFKNVALSKRGSGYGAGDPQLVREYSETTQQYIDEEIARVMEERYTVVVNRLKGKKTLLEYIAQRLLEKETIDKQEFDDIIKAESQLPQQPISETSKIIPISSDMSGEQEQLYKAGMSSAADSSDSSTPQQ; from the coding sequence ATGAATCAGAATGATGATAAGAACAAAAAGGATCCGAACGAACAAGATCCCTTTAATTTTTTCAAATTGAGCCCCGAACCGTCCAATAACAATAATAATAAGGATCAAAAGAAACCTCGATTACCTTTTATCGCGATTATTGCGGGCGTGTTTATAATTCTACTGATTGTAAACCAGTTCTTGATGAAGCAAGATGCGAATATTATTCCTTTTTCGGAGTTTAAAGATCGTGTTGCGTCAGGCGAAATCGTTAAAGTCATTATGGGACTGACATATTTTATCGGACAAACGAAAACGCAAGCGAGTAGTGAACAAACACGAAGCAAGTTGCCGTTTTTATCTGCGGATGCAGGAGATGCCTATCAAACGGTCGGAATATATTCGGAATCTTTTTTACAACTGCTGGATGAACACAATGTCATTTATTTAGTACGTCCTAAAGAAAATAACTTTCTCGTTGACTTTTTGGTACAATGGATACTGCCATTCGGTTTTATCTTCCTTCTTTGGCATTTTGTTATGAAGCGCTTTACCTCGAATCTCGGCGGTCTCGGCGGCAGTATTTTTTCCGGCGGGCAGGCTCGGTCGGCGGCCGTTGAGGAAGGAAAAGTTACCACTCGTTTCAGTGATGTCGCGGGTGTTGACGAGGCAAAAGAAGAACTGGTTGAAGTTGTAGACTTTTTAAAATACCCTCAAAAATATACCGAAATAGGCGGTAAGATTCCGCGCGGCGTTTTGTTGGTCGGCCCGGCCGGAACCGGTAAAACCCTGCTTGCACGTGCCGTTGCAGGGGAATCGGGGGTTCCATTCTTTCGGATTAGCGGCTCAGACTTTGTAGAGATGTTTGTCGGTGTCGGTGCCTCCCGTGTACGTGATCTCTTTAAACAAGCGCGGGAAAAAGCTCCCTGTATCATTTTTATCGATGAGCTTGATGCCATCGGTAAGTCCCGTTTAAATTCCATTCATTCAAACGACGAGCGGGAGCAAACGCTCAACCAGCTGCTCGTAGAGATGGACGGATTCGATAATAGTACAGGGCTTATTTTGCTGGCGGCAACTAACCGGCCTGATGTTCTTGACCCTGCGTTGCTTCGTCCCGGACGGTTTGACCGGCAGGTAGCAGTGAACCGCCCCGATATGAAAGGGCGAGAACAGATACTCAAGATACATGCAAAGAATGTTAAACTTGCAAGCGGAATTGATCTTAGTGATACGGCACGGATTACAAGCGGCTTTTCCGGCGCTGATCTTGCAAATGTGATTAACGAGGCGGCTTTGCTCGCAGTACGTGGCGGCCGTAAAGAAGTTGCCGCGGAAGATCTCAATGAGGCAGTAGAAAAGGCTATTGCCGGTTTACAAAAAAAGAGTAGGGTGATTAAAGAAAAAGAACGTCAAATTGTTGCTTACCACGAAACGGGACACGCTATAACCGCTGCTTTTACTGACGGAGCAGATAAGGTACATAAGGTTTCTATTATACCGCGTGGTATCGCAGCACTTGGCTATACCTTGAACATCCCCGAAGAAGATCGTTTCCTGAGTACTGAAAAGGAACTGCTTGCAGAGGTTGACTGTCTCCTTGGCGGACGGGCTGCCGAATTTGTACAGTTTGGGGTTGTCTCAACCGGCGCCTCAAGCGATCTGTCGCGTGCTACTGATATTATCCGCAGTATGATAACCGATTACGGTATGAGTGATCGGTTTAAAAACGTTGCTCTTTCAAAGCGGGGTAGCGGATACGGCGCAGGCGATCCTCAGCTGGTACGTGAATACTCTGAAACTACACAGCAATATATCGATGAAGAAATTGCCCGCGTTATGGAAGAGCGGTATACCGTAGTTGTAAATCGATTAAAAGGAAAAAAGACGCTGCTTGAGTATATTGCTCAGCGTTTGCTTGAAAAAGAAACGATCGATAAACAGGAGTTTGACGATATCATTAAGGCAGAGTCTCAGTTACCGCAACAGCCCATCTCCGAAACATCGAAAATTATACCTATTTCATCAGATATGTCCGGTGAGCAAGAGCAACTTTATAAAGCGGGCATGTCTAGTGCTGCTGATAGCTCGGATTCATCCACTCCTCAGCAATAA